The following is a genomic window from Armatimonadota bacterium.
GCGAACATCGCTGCCCCCCACACCAANNNNNNNNNNNNNNNNNNNNNNNNNNNNNNNNNNNNNNNNNNNNNNNNNNNNNNNNNNNNNNNNNNNNNNNNNNNNNNNNNNNNNNNNNNNNNNNNNNNNGCGCACGTACACCGGCCGCAGGAACCCGGTGTTGCCCGGCTCGCCGAAGTGGATCTTGACGGCGACCAGGTCATCGTTTCTGATGATGCGCGCGAAGCCCGCTTTGTCGAAGAGCTGTGCTGCCTTGTCCAGCAGGCCCGGGGTACGTCCCGCGGCGCGCAAGTTCGCGAAATAGACGGTCTTCGGCACGATTCCCTCCCGTGAGAATGCCCGCGCAGGGCGGGCTGCCCCGCCCGAACCAGCTGGCCGCACCCACGCGCTGGACAAATGAAGCGAGTTCGCTGTATTGTACTCGATGCACCTGCCAGGGTCAAGAATTGACGTGCACGGGGGTGGCGATGGTGTCGACAACCGGTGACGTCTCCTTCGTGGTTCTTATCATCTTGTTGCCCGCGGCGATCTTCATCCTGTGGCTGTGGAGCGTGGACCGGGTGTACTGGGACGCGGAGCGGAGAGGGTGGCCGGGGTTCTGGGTCGCGCTCGCGGTCTTCGCCAGCTGGCCATGGGGGTGGATCCTGTACAGCATCCAGCGCCGCCGCGATGACGCAAGAAAGGCGAACGCCGCGGCGTCACCAGACAATGCACCTTCGCCGCCGGAGAGCTGAACGTCCGGCCCCCGCGATTGACGCGCGGCGCCAGCATCGCGGTGGTGCCGATCGTGCCTGCCGAACGAAGCGGGCGTACGCCGCGGCGTCGCTGCGCGCCCGCTGGCTGATCCACGGGCAGGAGCCGGACTTCCGCCTAGAGAACTCGGCACACACAGTGCGCCGGCGCCGGCGGTGCAATCCGGCACAGGAGGAGTGACATGCAGCGATTGAACCCGATCGCCCTGGGCCTGGCCATCGGCATCATCTGGGGCGTGTGGATGCTCATCGTCGCGCTCGCCAACATCGTCACCCAGGGCTACGGCGCGGAATGGATCATCATGCTCTCTTCCGTCTACCCAGG
Proteins encoded in this region:
- a CDS encoding 4Fe-4S ferredoxin, with the protein product MPKTVYFANLRAAGRTPGLLDKAAQLFDKAGFARIIRNDDLVAVKIHFGEPGNTGFLRPVYVR
- a CDS encoding bacteriophage holin; this translates as MQRLNPIALGLAIGIIWGVWMLIVALANIVTQGYGAEWIIMLSSVYPGFGGTLVGAIIGLGWGLADGFIVGALVAWIYNGILRPAPAPQPSE